A stretch of DNA from Micromonospora sp. WMMD1155:
ACACGGCGTCCTGCGTGGCCAGATCGACATCTCCGCCCGGGTGATCTGGCTGTTCGAGAAGGTCGGTGCCGCGACGCAGGTGCGCTGGCCGAAGCCGGAACGCCTCGCCGCGAAGCTGGTGAAGCCCGTCGCACCCCGGTAAAACCGGGCGGTGCGCCGGGATGCCGCCTGGCAGGATGGCCAGATGACCGAGCCACGCGGGGGGACCGGACGGCTCGGCGGACGGGGAGCCACGGTCGGTCCGGATCGGTCGGACGGCGCGGCGGGGCGGTCCCGACCGCCCGACAGTGAGGCGACGACGTGAACGGGCACAGCGGAGGCACCATCCCACGGCAGGGCGTCACCGAGCGCCAGCGAGGCGGCGACATGCCCGAGACCAATGACGGCGATGGTGTCGGGGGCCGACGGGTGACTCCGCCGGCCTCGACCGCGGCACCCAAGGCCAAACCCACCTCCCGGGTCCGCATGTCGGCGGCCCAGCGACGGGAGCAGCTGATCGCGACCGGCCGGCAACTCTTCGCCGAACGCGGCTTCGACGCCACCTCGATCGAGGAGGTGGCCGCCCGCGCCAAGGTCTCCAAGCCGGTGGTCTACGAGCACTTCGGCGGCAAGGAGGGCCTGTACGCGGTGGTGGTCGACCGGGAGGTCCGGGCCCTACTGGACCGGATCACCACGGCGTTGACGGCCGGGCACCCGCGGGAGCTGCTGGAGCAGGCGGCGCTGGCCCTGCTGGGCTACATCGAGGAGGAGACCAGCGGCTTCCGGGTGTTGGTCCGCGAGTCGCCGCTGATGTCCGGCACGGCCAACTTCAGCAGCGTGATGAACGACGTGGCGCACCAGGTCGAGCACATCCTGGGCGCCGAGTTCAAGAGCCGCGGGTACGACCCGAAGCTCGCCGAGCTGTACTCGCAGGCGCTGGTCGGCATGGTGGCGCTGACCGGGCGCTGGTGGCTGGAGGTGCGCAAGCCACGCAAGGAGACGGTGGCGGCGCACCTCGTCAACCTGGCCTGGAACGGGCTGTCGCACTTGGAGGCGAAGCCGACGCTGATCACGGCCCGCCGACGCTGACCGGCGTGCCGCACCGCCGCCGACCCGCTCAGCGGCGGTGCGCGTCGGCCACCGGGTGCTTACGGCGCTCCAGCTCCGCCTCCGCGTGCTCGGCCGGGCCGACCTTGTCGTACAGGCCGGTGCCGAACAGGATCAGGCCGAACAGCATCGACACGATCACTGTCGACATCGAGAAGTTGAGGAAGTTCGCGTCGGTCTGCAGCACGGACATCATCACGATGCTGGTCACCAGGAACACCACACCAGCGGTGAGGTTCATGTAGTGGCCGAGGTTGCTCCGCCGCGACGCCCCGATGATCAGGACGATTCCGAAGACCACCGAGGCGAGCGAGAAGGCCAGGTTGGTCCGTAGTCCGAGGGCCCAGGTGCCGTTACGGCCGAAGAGGGGCTCGCCGATCGTCTCCGCGGTACCCCAGACGCCGAAGACCAGGATGTAGACGCCGATCAGACCGGAGAGCACCCGGTAGATCGGCCGTGCCGGATGGTTCACCGGAAAGTGCGGCATACCCCTGACCCCCTGATTGACCGTTTCAGGGGAATTGTCGCCCAGGAAAACGGGCATGTCAGGCAAAACACCGAGGGTCGCGCGGTCCGCCGAAGGCTGGACCGAGTCAGGTCTTCGCCGGAGCCCGAGCTGCGCAGGGATCAAGCCTGACCGCCCGGAGCAGCTCGGGCTCCGGCGAAAACCCCAACAGCAACCACAGAGAAACCCTCAGAGCACGAGACGAGCCTTCTGGAACGCCTCCGCCTCCTCGTCCGTGCCGACCTTGCCGTACATGCCGACCATGAGCAGCACCAGGGAGGCCGTCAGCACGACGATCACGGTGGTGATGCTGAAGTTGAAGATGTTGGCGTCGGTCCGGATGAACGCGAGGGCACCCAGGCCGATCACCATCAGGGTGTACGCCAGCCACTGGTTGATCGCCACGTCGATGTTGCGGCCGAGCGCGGTGCCGACCAGCACGACGACCCCGAGCAGCACGCTGAGCAGCGAGAAGCCGAGGTTGGTGCCCTGGCCGAGGACCCGGGTGCTGTCCTGGGCGAGGATCTCGTTGCCGGTGCTCTCGACGATGCCGAGCACACCGAAGACCACCAGGTACAGACCGGTCAGCCCGCCGATCGCCCGGTAGATCGGCCGCGCGGGGTGGTTGACGGGGGTGTGGGCCATGTCTGTGTCTCCAACGCCGTGGGGTGAGGTGTCGCCGACGATTGTCTCGCATGTGGCGGTGTGACGCCGCACACGGTCCCGGACCGGCGCGCCCGGAACGCTCAGCTCTCCGGCAGGTCCTCGGCGAGGGTCATCCAGCTCTCCTCGATCCGCTCCCGCTCGGCGCGCAGATCCTTGAGCTGGGCGTCCAACTCGGCGACCCGGGCGTAGTCGGTGGCGTCCGCCGCCAACTGGTCGAGCAACGTGGTCTCGCGCTGGTCGAGTTTGCCGAGCTGCCGTTCCAGCCGGGTGAGTTCCTTGCGGGCCTGGCGGACCTCGGCGGCGGACATGCCGCTCGCGGTCGGCGCGGCGGCGGTCGGGGTGGCGCCCGGTCGGGTGGCGCCCGGTCGGGTGGCGCCGGCCCGCTCCGCCGTCCGCGCCAGGTACTCGTCCACGCCGCCCGGCAGGTGCACCAGTCGGCCGTCGCCGAACATCCCGTACGCGGTGTCGGTGACCCGCTCGATCAGGTAGCGGTCGTGGCTCGCCACGATGATCGTGCCGGGCCACGAGTCGAGCAGGTCCTCCAACGCGGCGAGGGTGTCGGTGTCCAGGTCGTTGGTGGGCTCGTCGAACAGCAGGACGTTGGGCTCGCCGGCCAGCAGCCGCAGCATCTGCAACCGACGACGCTCCCCACCGGAGAGGTCGCCGACCGGCGTCCAGAGCCGGCGGTCGTCGAAGCCGAACACCTCGGCGAGCTGGGACGCGGAGACCTCGCGGTCGCCGAGCTGGACCCGGCGGGCGACCTCCTCGACGGCTTCGAGCACCCGCAGGTGCCCGGGCAGCTCGGCGAGCTCCTGGGACAGGAACGCGGGCCGCACCGTGGAGCCGGTGCCGAGGCGGCCACCGTCGGGGCGGGTGACGCCGGCGAGCATCCGCAGCAACGTGGTCTTGCCGGCGCCGTTCGCGCCGAGGATGGCGATCCGGTCGCCGGGGCCGACCAGCCAGGTGACGTCGCGCAGGATCTCCTTCGGGCCGGCGTGCAGCTCGACGTTCTCCAGCTCGTACACCTGCTTGCCGAGCCGGGACACGGCCATGCGTTGCAGGGACATGGTGTCCCGCGCCGGTGGCACGTCGGCGATCAACGCGTTCGCGGCGTCGATCCGGAACTGGGGCTTGGACGTCCGGGCCGGAGGGCCACGGCGCAGCCAGGCGATCTCCTTGCGGAGCAGGTTCTGCCGGCGGGCCTCGGTGGCGGCGGCGACGCGCTCACGCTCGGCGCGGGCCAGGGTCCAGGCGGCGAAGCCGCCCTCGTAGGCGCGGACGGTCTGGTCCGCGACCTCCCAGGTGGTGGTGCAGACCGCGTCGAGGAACCACCGGTCGTGGGTGACCACCACCAGGGCGCCCTTGCGACCGACCAGGTGCCGGGCCAGCCAGTCGACGCCGCCGACGTCGAGGTGGTTGGTGGGCTCGTCGAGGATGAGCAGGTCGGAGTCGCGCACGAGCAGCGCGGCGAGCGCCACCCGGCGTCGTTCGCCACCGGACATCGGGCCGACCGGCTGGTCGAGGCCCAGGTGCGGCATGCCGAGACCGTCGAGGATGGCCCGCACCCCGGCGTCACCGGCCCACTCGTGCTCGGCGCCCATGCCCTCGTCGAGCCAGGCGGTGCCCAGCACCACGTCCCGGACGGTGGCGTCGGCGGCGAGCGTGAGCTGCTGCGGCAGCCACAGCACGCGCAGGTCGCGACGGTGGGTCACCCGGCCCTCGTCGGGGCCCTCCTGCTTGGTGAGCAGCCGCAGCAGAGTGGACTTGCCGGCGCCGTTGAGGCCGACCACGCCGATCCGGTCGGCGTCGTCCAGGCCGAGCGAGACGTCCGTGAGCAGCCGCCCAGCCGCGCCGTACCCCTTGGACACCCGGTCCAGATTGACGATGTTCGCCACGATCCACCCTTCATGATCAAGGCGTCCGGGTGCCGGCGGGCACCTGGACGCCTGCCCCAAGGGTACGCGGACACCCCGGGCGACCGCGCCGCGCGCCCGTGGGACCGGTCGGACGTGCCGTCAGCCGACGCGGGCGCCGGCGAC
This window harbors:
- a CDS encoding TetR/AcrR family transcriptional regulator, which encodes MPETNDGDGVGGRRVTPPASTAAPKAKPTSRVRMSAAQRREQLIATGRQLFAERGFDATSIEEVAARAKVSKPVVYEHFGGKEGLYAVVVDREVRALLDRITTALTAGHPRELLEQAALALLGYIEEETSGFRVLVRESPLMSGTANFSSVMNDVAHQVEHILGAEFKSRGYDPKLAELYSQALVGMVALTGRWWLEVRKPRKETVAAHLVNLAWNGLSHLEAKPTLITARRR
- a CDS encoding DUF4383 domain-containing protein — encoded protein: MPHFPVNHPARPIYRVLSGLIGVYILVFGVWGTAETIGEPLFGRNGTWALGLRTNLAFSLASVVFGIVLIIGASRRSNLGHYMNLTAGVVFLVTSIVMMSVLQTDANFLNFSMSTVIVSMLFGLILFGTGLYDKVGPAEHAEAELERRKHPVADAHRR
- a CDS encoding DUF4383 domain-containing protein; translation: MAHTPVNHPARPIYRAIGGLTGLYLVVFGVLGIVESTGNEILAQDSTRVLGQGTNLGFSLLSVLLGVVVLVGTALGRNIDVAINQWLAYTLMVIGLGALAFIRTDANIFNFSITTVIVVLTASLVLLMVGMYGKVGTDEEAEAFQKARLVL
- a CDS encoding ABC-F family ATP-binding cassette domain-containing protein; the protein is MANIVNLDRVSKGYGAAGRLLTDVSLGLDDADRIGVVGLNGAGKSTLLRLLTKQEGPDEGRVTHRRDLRVLWLPQQLTLAADATVRDVVLGTAWLDEGMGAEHEWAGDAGVRAILDGLGMPHLGLDQPVGPMSGGERRRVALAALLVRDSDLLILDEPTNHLDVGGVDWLARHLVGRKGALVVVTHDRWFLDAVCTTTWEVADQTVRAYEGGFAAWTLARAERERVAAATEARRQNLLRKEIAWLRRGPPARTSKPQFRIDAANALIADVPPARDTMSLQRMAVSRLGKQVYELENVELHAGPKEILRDVTWLVGPGDRIAILGANGAGKTTLLRMLAGVTRPDGGRLGTGSTVRPAFLSQELAELPGHLRVLEAVEEVARRVQLGDREVSASQLAEVFGFDDRRLWTPVGDLSGGERRRLQMLRLLAGEPNVLLFDEPTNDLDTDTLAALEDLLDSWPGTIIVASHDRYLIERVTDTAYGMFGDGRLVHLPGGVDEYLARTAERAGATRPGATRPGATPTAAAPTASGMSAAEVRQARKELTRLERQLGKLDQRETTLLDQLAADATDYARVAELDAQLKDLRAERERIEESWMTLAEDLPES